The following are encoded together in the Desulfocurvibacter africanus subsp. africanus DSM 2603 genome:
- a CDS encoding beta-ketoacyl synthase N-terminal-like domain-containing protein, with protein sequence MRIRGVGAVGGFGAGRSALESVLAGGICTPVLEARSQGGPEWAYYRASTDELERFAPKRLLRRMDHFSRLALLCACLALEDAGLEPFDKSVNAGLSVMVASGWGALRTTFSFLDSVAEEDKHASPTHFSNSVHNAAAANIAIMLGATGPSLTVSQFGLSAQSALISAAAMLAAGRAERVLFGAVDEWCDVLGYCRERYFGSEAGEVRPWDFETHSALAGEGAAFFLLEPESTPEGPYGSLLDVRLGTMGEQERLALPDGPLILGADGHVACGQAYADVLHDHGGDVAAYAPLHGSLPSAAALDMAVAAVSVASDTFQAGPDKGGGMRSTSLEGRPVTCLTLGEAESYGLLTVGRSQA encoded by the coding sequence ATGAGAATAAGGGGCGTTGGAGCAGTGGGCGGTTTTGGTGCAGGCAGGTCGGCCTTGGAGAGCGTCCTTGCCGGAGGCATTTGCACGCCCGTTTTAGAGGCAAGGTCGCAAGGCGGGCCTGAATGGGCGTATTATCGGGCTTCCACGGATGAACTGGAGCGATTCGCGCCCAAGCGTCTGCTCAGGCGCATGGACCATTTCTCGCGTCTGGCGCTGCTGTGCGCCTGTCTGGCCCTGGAAGACGCTGGCCTGGAACCGTTCGACAAGAGCGTCAACGCTGGTCTTTCCGTCATGGTTGCGTCGGGCTGGGGCGCGCTGCGCACGACGTTCTCCTTTCTGGATTCAGTGGCCGAGGAAGACAAACATGCCTCGCCCACGCACTTTTCAAACTCCGTGCATAACGCGGCAGCGGCCAACATCGCCATCATGCTCGGCGCGACGGGTCCCAGCCTGACCGTGAGCCAGTTCGGGCTGTCAGCCCAGTCGGCTTTGATCAGCGCTGCAGCCATGCTCGCCGCGGGCCGCGCCGAGCGGGTGCTGTTCGGCGCCGTGGACGAGTGGTGCGACGTGCTGGGCTATTGCCGCGAGCGATATTTCGGCTCCGAGGCCGGCGAGGTTCGGCCGTGGGATTTTGAAACGCATTCGGCCCTGGCAGGTGAAGGCGCGGCCTTTTTCCTCCTGGAGCCGGAGTCCACCCCCGAAGGCCCTTACGGTTCGCTCCTGGATGTACGTCTTGGGACCATGGGAGAGCAGGAGCGCCTTGCGCTGCCGGACGGCCCGCTCATCCTGGGCGCCGACGGCCATGTGGCCTGCGGGCAAGCCTATGCGGACGTGCTGCACGATCATGGGGGCGATGTGGCGGCCTATGCGCCGCTGCACGGCAGCCTGCCCTCGGCCGCGGCCCTGGATATGGCCGTGGCGGCCGTGAGCGTGGCTTCGGACACTTTCCAAGCGGGTCCGGACAAGGGCGGAGGAATGCGCTCCACCAGCCTTGAGGGCCGGCCCGTGACCTGCCTGACCCTAGGTGAGGCCGAGAGTTATGGCCTGCTGACCGTGGGCCGTAGCCAGGCATGA
- the fabG gene encoding 3-oxoacyl-ACP reductase FabG: MTERNIALVTGASKGIGAAIALALAEDGFDIWLNYRNDHAAAEAVRDAIQAKGAACTLLSFDVADGDKVKAALDPLLAQAVPFAVVNNAGFTKDGLLPLMPPEAWKSVLSVHLDGFYNVTRAILPLMLRKRKGRVVNIVSTSGQSGMPGQTNYSAAKAGLIGATKALAAEVAKRNILVNAVAPGFIETEMIKNLPKEHILPRIPLGRVGSAQEVADAVSFLCSDKATYITGQVLAVNGGIYM; the protein is encoded by the coding sequence ATGACCGAACGAAACATCGCCTTAGTCACTGGCGCCAGCAAGGGCATTGGCGCGGCCATAGCCTTGGCCCTGGCCGAAGACGGCTTCGACATCTGGCTCAATTACAGAAACGACCATGCCGCCGCCGAGGCGGTCCGTGATGCAATCCAAGCCAAGGGCGCGGCCTGCACCCTGCTCTCCTTCGACGTTGCCGATGGAGACAAGGTCAAGGCGGCCCTGGACCCGCTCCTCGCGCAGGCGGTGCCTTTCGCGGTGGTCAACAACGCCGGCTTCACCAAGGACGGCCTGCTGCCGCTCATGCCTCCCGAGGCCTGGAAAAGCGTGCTCTCCGTGCATCTGGACGGATTCTACAACGTGACCCGAGCGATCTTGCCGCTCATGCTGCGCAAGCGCAAGGGCCGTGTGGTCAACATCGTCTCCACTTCGGGTCAAAGCGGCATGCCTGGCCAGACCAACTACTCGGCCGCCAAGGCCGGCCTCATCGGCGCAACCAAGGCCCTCGCAGCCGAGGTGGCCAAGCGCAATATTCTGGTCAATGCCGTGGCTCCCGGCTTCATCGAGACAGAGATGATCAAGAATCTGCCCAAGGAGCACATCCTGCCGCGCATTCCCTTGGGCAGGGTGGGCAGCGCACAGGAAGTCGCCGATGCAGTCAGCTTCCTGTGC